In Lotus japonicus ecotype B-129 chromosome 5, LjGifu_v1.2, one genomic interval encodes:
- the LOC130719760 gene encoding metacaspase-1-like, with protein sequence MDELKLKIEEKMDLKMSKKKKGEIISKTERDESKKKKGSMDLNMSKKKKKAKMDSRSKNAVLIGLKHPDPQKKIDIKGQILRMKNYLVKHGGFSQVDITLMIQEDNVNDDTNPTSQNIRDKLYWLVEYACPGDILFIHLIAHGCSHGLIRAPDGKHISDHYFRELIWTAVQKGCNLTFVSDCLTEPLERCPCPKIPIARINREERWNKIKEALFNPKLLKEATYVTGYYKMIVPTQLSSVDILTLKFDKTETSTEDSSPVILFTPFPNTATQPCKDESELLFPPPEGINHTSYPYGAFTNSILNVLEETHAPLTNLDLALKAMDKLRRETPPGLSCLHCNHAFASFVC encoded by the exons ATGGATGAATTGAagttgaagattgaagaaaagaTGGATCTGAAGatgtcaaaaaagaagaagggtGAGATAATATCGAAGACTGAGAGGGATGaatcgaagaagaagaagggttcGATGGATCTGAACAtgtcaaagaagaagaagaaggctaagATGGATTCGAGAAGCAAGAATGCTGTGTTGATTGGATTGAAGCACCCAGACCCGCAGAAGAAGATTGACATCAAAGGGCAGATATTGAGGATGAAAAATTATCTGGTAAAACATGGTGGGTTTTCACAGGTTGACATCACTCTCATGATTCAGGAGGACAACGTTAACGATGACACCAATCCCACTAGTCAGAACATACGAGATAAGCTATACTGGCTGGTTGAGTATGCTTGTCCAGGTGACATCCTCTTCATCCACCTCATTGCCCATGGCTGTTCTCATGGCCTTATTCGTGCCCCTGATGGAAAACATATCTCAG ATCATTATTTCAGGGAACTTATATGGACAGCCGTCCAAAAGGGTTGTAATCTCACATTTGTATCTGATTGCCTAACTGAACCGCTTGAGCGTTGTCCTTGTCCTAAAATACCGATAGCTCGCATAAATCGGGAGGAACGATGGAATAAAATTAAAGAGGCCTTGTTTAATCCGAAACTTCTGAAAGAAGCCACATATGTTACTGGCTACTATAAAATGATAGTACCCACTCAATTGTCTTCTGTTGATATCCTCACCCTCAAATTCGACAAAACTGAAACCAGCACCGAGGATTCTTCACCTGTAATTCTGTTTACGCCTTTCCCAAACACTGCCACCCAGCCCTGCAAAGATGAATCTGAATTATTATTCCCCCCACCGGAGGGAATTAACCACACATCATATCCATATGGAGCTTTTACCAATTCCATACTCAATGTACTTGAAGAGACTCATGCTCCACTTACAAACTTGGACCTCGCTCTAAAGGCTATGGACAAACTTAGACGAGAAACACCGCCTGGGCTCTCGTGCCTCCACTGCAACCACGCTTTTGCTTCTTTTGTGTGCTGA
- the LOC130718356 gene encoding receptor-like cytosolic serine/threonine-protein kinase RBK2 produces the protein MANDGVALQQDYCLWEPKKSSDHKSKEVRDTNNVKPQTLGYLLSCSSSSAQDLRHWDLEREKDDDGTPRGVLEACMKEFDSPLLHESESSSSSSKAKSHWRNFFKSWKKRSFKRLTSSIPHIGVPKIPKWKSRSTREHPVRSKLYNFRSSLITFSLSDLKNATNNFSHENLIGRGGFSEVYKGRLQNGQLIAVKKMTRGSTDEKTAGFLSELGVIAHVDHPNTAKLIGCGVEGEMHLVFELSLHGSLGSLLHGSDRKKLDWSKRYKIALGIADGLLYLHENCHRRIIHRDIKADNILLTENFEPQICDFGLAKWLPEQLTHHNVSTFEGTFGYFAPEYFMHGIVDEKTDVYSFGVLLLEIITGRPALDHLQQSVVKWAKPFLDANSIKDLVDPSLGDDYDKGQIGIVVLTASLCVEESPILRPIMSQIVKLLRGDDCILSRKASKRRTFHRTYSEELLDAQDYNSTKYLRDLNRHKQLALGS, from the exons ATGGCGAATGATGGTGTTGCTCTCCAACAAGATTATTGTTTATG GGAACCTAAGAAAAGCTCTGATCACAAATCAAAGGAGGTCCGGGATACTAATAATGTTAAACCCCAAACACTAGGATATTTGCTTTcttgctcttcttcttctgcccAAG ACTTAAGGCATTGGGACCTGGAGAGGGAGAAGGATGATGACGGAACTCCAAGAGGAGTCTTAGAGGCATGCATGAAAGAATTTGACTCTCCACTGCTACATGAATCAGAATCTAGTAGTTCAAGCTCAAAGGCAAAGTCTCATTGGAGAAATTTTTTCAAATCGTGGAAGAAAAGATCATTTAAGCGCTTAACATCATCCATCCCTCATATTGGTGTGCCAAAGATACCCAAGTGGAAAAGCAGAAGCACTAGAGAGCATCCTGTTCGAAGTAAATTGTACAACTTCAGGTCTTCTTTGATAACTTTCAGCCTCTCTGACCTCAAAAATGCAACCAACAATTTCAGCCATG AGAATTTAATTGGAAGAGGTGGTTTTTCTGAGGTTTATAAGGGTCGTCTTCAAAATGGGCAACTAATAGCTGTGAAGAAAATGACTAGAGGGAGCACAGATGAGAAGACAGCAGGGTTTCTTTCTGAGCTAGGTGTTATTGCTCATGTTGACCATCCTAATACAGCAAAACTCATAGGATGTGGTGTAGAAGGAGAAATGCACCTTGTCTTTGAACTATCTCTGCATGGAAGTTTAGGGTCTCTTCTTCATG GTTCAGATAGAAAGAAGTTAGATTGGAGTAAAAGATACAAAATTGCTCTGGGAATAGCTGATGGTCTCCTCTATTTGCATGAGAATTGTCATAGGCGAATCATTCACAGAGATATTAAGGCAGATAATATTTTGCTTACAGAGAATTTTGAGCCACAG ATTTGTGATTTTGGGCTTGCAAAGTGGTTGCCAGAACAATTGACTCACCATAATGTGTCAACATTCGAAGGCACATTTGG GTATTTTGCTCCTGAATATTTTATGCATGGCATAGTAGACGAGAAAACTGATGTTTATTCCTTTGGGGTCCTACTTTTAGAGATCATAACTGGGCGTCCAGCTTTGGATCATTTGCAACAGAGTGTTGTGAAATGG GCAAAACCTTTTCTTGATGCTAATAGCATCAAGGACCTTGTTGATCCTTCACTTGGTGATGATTATGACAAAGGACAGATAGGTATTGTTGTTTTGACTGCATCATTGTGCGTTGAGGAGTCTCCTATCTTACGCCCCATCATGAGTCAG ATTGTAAAACTGTTAAGAGGTGATGATTGTATCCTATCTAGAAAAGCAAGCAAAAGGAGGACTTTTCACAGAACATACTCAGAAGAGCTGTTGGATGCACAAGATTACAACTCAACAAAATATCTAAGAGATCTCAATAGACATAAACAGCTTGCCTTGGGTTCATGA